One genomic segment of Brachionichthys hirsutus isolate HB-005 chromosome 13, CSIRO-AGI_Bhir_v1, whole genome shotgun sequence includes these proteins:
- the pou2f2a gene encoding POU domain, class 2, transcription factor 2 translates to MFVPLPVPFVFQRSASDFSAWRLKSSLAPRSSPDIRMSKAAEEEKPGADYPGDSSDSERNSPDDQVQPTKPSPFSISPTRAGKGKNEERSEMSNVVPAPPSQQQQQTQHHHTQLMLAGSQLAGLAALLPAQQQLFLQQAQAQLLAAAVQQTNAAHAAHAAHAAHAAAQQQQQQQNQSQSQQQQQHPVKQEQTVQAPPPPQLALTQPIQLTAQDIQQLLQLQQLVLMPGHPLQSPAQFLLSQAPQSQQPQQSLLSTPNVIQLPQQNPGGLLATPPRLGLQAQREKGGEVAVGGRGSSVVTSGSSGVSVVESAGATSASSSAMAASLTSALTPGGHSSHMGEEPSDLEELEQFARTFKQRRIKLGFTQGDVGVAMGKLYGNDFSQTTISRFEALNLSFKNMCKLKPLLEKWLGDAETMAVDSMLPSPSSLSSPMLGLEGLAGRRRKKRTSIETNVRVALERNFNTNQKPTSEGILLMAEQLNMEKEVIRVWFCNRRQKEKRINPSSSTTPPLPSQTPPAVTHKASCYSPHMISSHGLSQVTTSLSTAGASLSPSASCPMTPVSSAAVGSTSSAVTPPPHSTASPAPSHLGVHGLSSGNPMMAVSTAMNQALIGSNPLATLKALAASSHLPISSLEAAAGHMLLGGPGGPAVPPSLHPSFFLNRPTLLPMVTGSMATASTPAMGPVSSSSGVCGPRPPFPQSPPAGAINLMSPTSCPEESASPCSSPASFCSFSEASPPPLGGAMAE, encoded by the exons ATATCAGGATGTCtaaagcagcagaggaggagaagcctgGGGCCGACTACCCAGGGGACAGTTCAG ACTCTGAGAGAAACAGTCCTGATGACCag GTCCAGCCCACGAAGCCCAGCCCCTTCAGCATCTCTCCCACTCGAGCTGGCAAG GGGAAGAACGAGGAGCGTTCTGAGATGAGCAACGTTGTTCCTGCACCTCCATcccaacagcagcaacagaccCAACACCATCACACGCAGCTGATGCTGGCCGGCAGTCAGCTAGCAGGG CTTGCCGCTCTCCTCccggcgcagcagcagctgttcctGCAGCAGGCGCAGGCTCAGCTCCTGGCAGCTGCCGTCCAGCAAACCAACGCCGCCCACGCCGCTCACGCCGCCCACGCCGCCCACGCCGCCgcgcaacagcagcaacagcagcaaaaccAATCAcaatcccagcagcagcagcaacatccaGTCAAACAAGAGCAAACCGTCCAAGCCCCGCCTCCGCCACAGCTGGCACTGACGCAGCCAATCCAGCTCACAGCCCAG GACATCCAGCAGcttctgcagctccagcagctggtgTTAATGCCGGGCCATCCTCTCCAGTCTCCTGCCCAGTTCCTCCTGTCGCAGGCCCCACAGAGCCAGCAGCCGCAGCAGA GCTTGCTTTCAACACCAAATGTGATCCAGCTACCTCAGCAAAACCCAGGAGGCCTCCTGGCGACTCCACCTCGCCTGGGACTCCAAGCACAG AGGGAGAAGGGCGGTGAAGTGGCCGTCGGAGGACGCGGCAGCTCTGTTGTGACCAGCGGTAGCAGCGGTGTCAGTGTCGTGGAGTCTGCAGGAGCTACATCAGCATCCAGCAGTGCCATGGCCGCCTCCCTGACATCTGCCTTGACTCCTGGGGGGCACAGCAGTCACATGGGGGAAGAGCCCAGCGACCTGGAAGAGTTAGAGCAATTTGCCCGTACCTTCAAACAGCGACGCATCAAGCTGGGATTTACCCAG GGAGACGTTGGCGTGGCGATGGGAAAACTGTATGGAAACGACTTCAGCCAGACGACCATCTCGCGATTTGAAGCGCTCAATCTGAGCTTTAAGAACATGTGCAAGCTGAAACCTCTGCTGGAGAAATGGCTGGGAgatgcag AAACCATGGCAGTGGACAGCATGCTGCCCAGcccatcctctctctcctcccctatGTTGGGCCTTGAGGGTCTGGCCGGCCGACGCAGAAAGAAGCGCACCAGCATAGAGACCAACGTGCGAGTGGCTTTAGAGCGCAATTTCAACACG aaccagAAGCCTACCTCGGAGGGGATCCTGCTGATGGCAGAGCAGCTCAACATGGAGAAGGAGGTGATTCGCGTTTGGTTCTGCAACCGcaggcagaaagagaaacggATCAACCCGTCCAGCAGCACCACGCCTCCTCTTCCCAGCCAGACCCCCCCTGCCGTGACGCACAAAGCCTCCTGCTACAGCCCACACATG ATATCCAGTCACGGTCTGTCCCAGGTTACCACCAGCCTCAGTACAGCAG GCGCCAGTTTGTCACCTTCAGCATCCTGCCCCATGACTCCTGTTAGCTCTGCTGCGGTAGGCTCCACCTCTTCTGCTGTGACTCCACCTCCTCACAGCACAGCCAGCCCCGCCCCATCCCACCTCGGGGTCCACGGGCTCAGCAGCGG GAACCCGATGATGGCAGTAAGCACAGCGATGAACCAGGCTCTCATCGGCAGCAATCCCCTGGCTACCCTCAaag CCCTAGCAGCCAGCAGTCATTTGCCTATCTCCAGTCTTGAGGCGGCAGCAGGTCACATGCTTCTGGGTGGACCTGGGGGTCCGGCtgttcctccctccctccatccatccttcttCCTCAATCGGCCCACCCTTCTCCCCATGGTGACCGGCTCCATGGCGACAGCCTCCACACCTGCCATGGGACCAGTAAGCAGCAGCAGTGGTGTGTGCGGCCCGAGACCCCCTTTCCCCCAGTCTCCGCCCGCTGGTGCCATCAACCTCATGAGCCCAACCTCATGCCCAGAGGAATCCGCATCTCCGTGTTCAAGCCCCGCCTCGTTCTGTTCATTCAGCGAGGCCTCGCCACCACCCCTAGGAGGCGCCATGGCCGAGTGA